In one Flavobacteriales bacterium genomic region, the following are encoded:
- a CDS encoding GNAT family N-acetyltransferase yields the protein MTGFLLRPFRGADLPALVRHANDPTVAAHLTDAFPHPYTEEHGRAFIAEALTSPPLRRCIEVEGECAGAIGLHPKPDLWRRNLELGYWLAKEHRGKGIMTEAIRQMVELGFAGFPEVTRIYATPFGSNTASQKALEKAGFKLEAKLEGTLVKNGRVEDEWIYAVRR from the coding sequence ATGACCGGATTCCTTTTGCGTCCATTCCGCGGGGCGGATCTCCCCGCCCTGGTGCGGCATGCCAACGACCCCACCGTGGCGGCCCACCTCACGGATGCCTTTCCGCACCCGTACACGGAGGAGCACGGCCGCGCCTTCATCGCGGAAGCTTTGACGAGCCCGCCGCTCCGGCGGTGCATCGAGGTGGAAGGCGAATGCGCGGGCGCCATCGGCCTTCATCCGAAGCCAGACCTCTGGCGTCGCAACCTGGAGCTGGGGTATTGGCTTGCGAAGGAGCACCGTGGCAAGGGCATCATGACGGAGGCCATCCGGCAGATGGTGGAGCTGGGCTTCGCCGGATTCCCGGAGGTGACACGCATCTACGCCACGCCCTTCGGCAGCAACACCGCTTCGCAGAAGGCGCTGGAAAAGGCCGGATTCAAGCTGGAGGCGAAGCTGGAAGGCACCTTGGTGAAGAACGGCAGGGTGGAGGATGAGTGGATCTATGCGGTGAGGCGATGA
- a CDS encoding adenylate/guanylate cyclase domain-containing protein — MAAGVSLRGLHRLLLAAACVWSADTSAQDRTRMQACVDSCESALSDGAYADAMNQAEEAMAIAVALQDSAAIADVLVKRSTIWMMKGDYNSSLTELQAALPIYEALGDDSGIATVLNAIGSIHYFDRNYPRAHYYYLKSLMIRQRQGIRSEVATLYGNIGSVLEEMGRTDSALVYHRRHLSIRRAEGHHWWIPVCFTNLGVCHDKMGRTDSALHYLERGLALFKPDDRGSHAHAYAMSSLGLVRLHAGRLRSAIATCSEALALANETGDLPIKEQCYSCLYQTYQALGDAHRALQMHKRYIAVRDSISGEKRAKEIVRIELTYDFERTRLADSLRRVDEQRQADFAYQQRLARERDQKRVFLFSSIGVLLIAGGLWSRLRHIQRSRNLIKQERDRSDRLLLNILPAPIAAELKLHGRAQAREVDGVSILFTDFHDFTALGERLSPNELVAEIDTCFRAFDAVVARHGLEKIKTIGDAYMCAGGLPHPRPGSAADTLRAALEMQEWLQQRAADRRAQGLPAFRMRAGIHTGPVVAGIVGESKFQYDVWGDTVNTAARMESAGAVDEVNISEATLQVVKDEPGLAFSPRGRIGAKGKGELAMFFVRRSAG; from the coding sequence ATGGCAGCCGGGGTCTCATTGCGCGGTTTGCACCGACTCCTCCTCGCGGCGGCCTGCGTGTGGTCCGCGGACACGTCCGCACAGGATCGCACAAGGATGCAGGCTTGCGTGGACAGCTGCGAATCCGCCCTCTCCGATGGCGCCTATGCCGATGCAATGAACCAGGCGGAGGAAGCCATGGCCATCGCCGTGGCGCTGCAGGACAGCGCTGCGATCGCCGATGTGCTTGTGAAGCGCAGCACCATCTGGATGATGAAGGGCGACTACAACAGCTCCCTCACCGAGCTGCAGGCCGCGCTGCCCATCTACGAGGCGCTGGGCGATGATTCCGGCATCGCCACGGTCCTCAACGCCATCGGCTCCATCCACTATTTCGACAGGAACTATCCGCGGGCCCACTACTACTACCTCAAGAGCCTGATGATCCGTCAGCGCCAGGGCATCCGGTCGGAGGTGGCCACCCTTTACGGCAACATAGGATCCGTGCTGGAGGAGATGGGCCGCACCGACAGTGCGCTGGTCTACCACAGGCGCCACCTCAGCATCCGCAGGGCCGAGGGGCACCATTGGTGGATTCCCGTGTGCTTCACGAACCTGGGCGTCTGTCACGACAAGATGGGCCGCACCGACAGCGCGCTCCATTACCTGGAGCGGGGCCTCGCCCTCTTCAAGCCCGACGACCGGGGCAGCCATGCCCACGCCTACGCCATGAGCTCGCTCGGACTGGTCCGCCTGCATGCCGGGCGCCTGCGGTCGGCCATCGCCACCTGCAGCGAGGCACTCGCCCTCGCCAACGAAACAGGCGACCTGCCGATCAAGGAGCAGTGCTACAGCTGCCTGTACCAGACCTACCAGGCGCTGGGGGACGCCCATCGGGCGCTGCAGATGCACAAGCGCTACATCGCTGTGCGCGACAGCATCTCCGGCGAGAAGCGGGCCAAGGAGATCGTGCGGATCGAGCTCACCTACGATTTCGAGCGCACGCGGCTCGCCGACAGCCTCCGCCGCGTGGACGAGCAGCGACAGGCAGACTTCGCCTACCAGCAGCGCCTGGCACGCGAGCGCGACCAGAAGCGCGTCTTCCTGTTCAGCTCCATCGGCGTGCTGCTCATCGCCGGCGGCCTCTGGAGCCGGCTGCGGCACATCCAGCGCTCGCGCAACCTCATCAAGCAGGAGCGCGACCGGAGCGACAGGCTCCTGCTCAACATCCTGCCGGCCCCCATCGCCGCCGAACTCAAGTTGCACGGCCGGGCGCAGGCCCGTGAAGTGGATGGGGTGTCCATCCTCTTCACCGACTTCCACGACTTCACCGCCCTAGGCGAGCGCCTGAGCCCGAACGAGCTCGTGGCGGAGATCGACACCTGTTTCCGCGCCTTCGATGCCGTGGTGGCACGCCACGGACTGGAGAAGATCAAGACCATCGGCGATGCCTACATGTGCGCCGGCGGCCTGCCCCACCCGCGCCCGGGCAGCGCCGCCGATACCTTGCGTGCAGCGCTGGAGATGCAGGAGTGGCTTCAGCAGCGGGCCGCTGACCGGCGAGCCCAGGGACTGCCGGCCTTCCGCATGCGGGCCGGAATCCACACCGGCCCCGTGGTGGCGGGCATCGTGGGCGAGAGCAAGTTCCAGTACGATGTATGGGGCGATACGGTGAACACTGCCGCCCGGATGGAGTCGGCTGGCGCCGTGGACGAGGTGAACATCAGCGAGGCGACGCTTCAGGTGGTGAAGGACGAACCGGGCCTTGCATTCTCGCCGCGCGGCCGCATCGGCGCCAAGGGCAAGGGCGAGCTGGCCATGTTCTTCGTGCGCCGGTCGGCCGGATGA